Below is a genomic region from Citrobacter telavivensis.
CTGCAGCTAAGCAGGCACTATGCTTAACGAAGGAGTCCAGAATGAAAAATTATCAACGCGTAAATGACGATCAGCGCTGGCAGTCGGTGTTAGAACGCGATTCTGACGCTGACGGTCAGTTTGTTTTTGCCGTGCAAACGACCGGGATCTTTTGTCGACCATCGTGTACGGCAAAACATGCGCTGCGTAAAAATGTCCGCTTCTTTCCCGACGCGCAGGCCGCGCTGATGGCTGGGTTTCGCCCGTGTAAACGCTGTCAGCCGGATAAAGCCAACGCCCAGCAGCACCGGCTGGATAAAATCACGCATGCCTGTCAGCTTCTGGAGCAGGAGAGCCCAATAACGCTCAATGTTCTGGCTGAGAAGGTGGCGATGAGCCCGTATCATCTGCATCGCTTGTTCAAAGCCACAACCGGGATGACGCCAAAAGCCTGGCAGCAATCGTATCGCGCCCGCCGCCTGCGCGACGCCCTGAGTCACGGCGAAAGCGTGACCCAGGCGATTCTGAATGCCGGTTTTCCAGACAGCAGCAGCTACTATCGTAACGCCGATGCGGCGCTTGGGATGACGGCAAAACAGTTCCGCCGTGGCGGTGACAAACTGGCCGTGCGCTATGCGCTGGCCGATTGCTCACTTGGACGCTGTCTGGTGGCGGAGAGCGAGCGGGGGATTTGCGCCATTTTGTTAGGGGATGACGATGTGGCGCTGATTGCTGAACTGCGGACCTTGTTCCCGGCCGCTCAGGGTCACCCTGCCGACGCCCATTTTCAGCAGCGCATCCACCGCGTTATTGCCAGTATTGACGGGCGCGACGCGGCGCTGACGTTGCCGCTGGATATTCAGGGCACCGCGTTTCAGCAGCAGGTCTGGCAGGCGCTGCGCACGATTCCTTACGGGGCGACCGTCAGCTATCAGCAACTGGCAAAAGCGATCGGCAAGCCGAAAGCGGTTCGTGCGGTCGCCAGCGCCTGTGGCGCGAACAAACTGGCGATCGTGATCCCCTGTCACCGCGTTGTCCGGGGTGATGGTTCGCTTTCCGGTTATCGCTGGGGCGTGTCGCGCAAGGCGCAGATCCTGCGGCGTGAATCGCCTGATGAGGGAGCATAATGCTCGATCTGTTTGCCGATTCGCAGCCCTGGCAGGAACCGCTGGCACCCGGCGCTGTCATTTTGCGCCGCTTTGCCTTCCGCGCGGCGCCGCAACTGGTACAGGAGATTGAGACGGTCGCCCACTGCTCGCCGTTTCGCCAGATGATCACCCCCGGCGGCTACACGATGTCGGTGGCGATGACCAACTGTGGGCGGCTGGGCTGGACGACCGACAGCCGCGGCTACCTCTATTCGCCTGTCGATCCGTTGACGGGACTCGCCTGGCCCGACTTCCCACCGTCCTTCCTGCGTCTGAGTCAGCAGGCGGCGACGGCGGCGGGCTATGCGGATTATCAGCCGGACGCCTGCCTGATCAACCGCTATGTGCCTGGCGCAAAGCTTTCCTTGCATCAGGATAAAGACGAGCCGGATCTGCGCGCGCCAATCGTCTCTGTCTCGCTGGGCTTACCGGCTGTCTTTCAGTTTGGCGGTCTGAAACGTAGCGATCCGCTGACGCGCATTCTGCTGGAACACGGTGACGTGGTGGTCTGGGGAGGAGAATCACGTCTGTTTTACCACGGGATTCAGCCGTTGAAGGCCGGGTTCCATCCGATGACCGCCGATTGTCGTTACAATCTGACTTTTCGCCAGGCGGGTAAAAAAGAATAAAAATAAGAATTATTATTGCTGAACGCGTTGAGACGTTTAAACTGCGGGCTGTTATTCCTTGTCCGGGTTGTATGAATGGAACTACTTCTTCTTGTCTGGCGGCAGTATCGCTGGCCATTTATTAGCGTGATGGCGCTCAGCCTCGTCAGCGCGGCGCTGGGGATTGGTCTTATCGCTTTTATCAACCAGCGTCTTATTGAGACCGCAGATCCCTCTCTGCTGGTTTTACCGGAATTTCTGGGATTGCTGTTGCTGTTGATGGCGGTGACGCTGGGCTCACAGCTGGCGCTCACCACGCTGGGACACCACTTTGTCTTCCGTCTGCGCAGTGAATTCATCA
It encodes:
- the ada gene encoding bifunctional DNA-binding transcriptional regulator/O6-methylguanine-DNA methyltransferase Ada, with the translated sequence MKNYQRVNDDQRWQSVLERDSDADGQFVFAVQTTGIFCRPSCTAKHALRKNVRFFPDAQAALMAGFRPCKRCQPDKANAQQHRLDKITHACQLLEQESPITLNVLAEKVAMSPYHLHRLFKATTGMTPKAWQQSYRARRLRDALSHGESVTQAILNAGFPDSSSYYRNADAALGMTAKQFRRGGDKLAVRYALADCSLGRCLVAESERGICAILLGDDDVALIAELRTLFPAAQGHPADAHFQQRIHRVIASIDGRDAALTLPLDIQGTAFQQQVWQALRTIPYGATVSYQQLAKAIGKPKAVRAVASACGANKLAIVIPCHRVVRGDGSLSGYRWGVSRKAQILRRESPDEGA
- the alkB gene encoding DNA oxidative demethylase AlkB; amino-acid sequence: MLDLFADSQPWQEPLAPGAVILRRFAFRAAPQLVQEIETVAHCSPFRQMITPGGYTMSVAMTNCGRLGWTTDSRGYLYSPVDPLTGLAWPDFPPSFLRLSQQAATAAGYADYQPDACLINRYVPGAKLSLHQDKDEPDLRAPIVSVSLGLPAVFQFGGLKRSDPLTRILLEHGDVVVWGGESRLFYHGIQPLKAGFHPMTADCRYNLTFRQAGKKE